From the Solanum lycopersicum chromosome 10, SLM_r2.1 genome, one window contains:
- the LOC101263478 gene encoding uncharacterized protein, with protein sequence MASLMAEQTDEAEVNQSTKQSQSFVEVICKCTGKTWRFAAGTEAKFALKFINSSSVDSIPADQPATYVEAVKDGEVPVIFGPNSILVSYGKGWKLQPVTETTKGFSRRMPDDYAAARPAYMPPVLDNSHSAKRKSQAAALSPIYIGKILLVFVLMFFIGALFTLLLDNLPQLLSRYGLDVE encoded by the exons ATGGCTTCTCTAATGGCAGAGCAGACGGATGAAGCAGAAGTCAATCAATCCACGAAGCAATCTCAATCT TTTGTGGAAGTGATTTGCAAATGCACCGGCAAGACTTGGCGATTTGCTGCTGGAACAGAGGCAAAATTCGCACTGAAATTTATCAATAGTAGTAGCGTTGATTCTATCCCGGCAGACCAACCTGCAACTTATGTTGAAGCTGTTAAAGATGGGGAAGTGCCTGTGATTTTTGGCCCCAATTCAATTCTTGTGAGTTATGGCAAAGGATGGAAATTGCAGCCAGTCACCGAGACAACAA AAGGTTTTTCAAGAAGGATGCCTGATGATTACGCAGCAGCAAGACCTGCATATATGCCTCCG GTTTTGGACAACTCACATTCTGCAAAGAGAAAATCACAAGCTGCTGCTCTAAGCCCTATCTACATTGGAAAGATATTGCTTGTATTTGTCCTAATGTTCTTTATTGGTGCCCTCTTCACCTTGTTGCTGGATAACCTTCCACAGCTTTTATCTAGATATGGGCTCGACGTTGAATAG
- the LOC101264168 gene encoding myb-related protein 306-like: MGRPPCCDKIGIKKGPWTPEEDIILVSYIQEHGPGNWRSVPTNTGLMRCSKSCRLRWTNYLRPGIKRGNFTPHEEGMIIHLQALLGNKWAAIASYLPQRTDNDIKNYWNTHLKKKLKKFQIELDSHNLTLPPPNLDNSNTNNYDHHHHQFTKLLNSPNSSSSSSLYASSTENISRLLEGWMRSSPNPSRRNNIDHDEMLHEAQKELQDQDGGVSNDDVVIIPNVNVDCESSEVVTHEKTSPPPFTYLEKWLLEENGGQVEELMELPMIFT; encoded by the exons atgggGAGGCCACCTTGTTGTGATAAAATTGGTATCAAAAAAGGTCCTTGGACTCCTGAAGAAGATATCATTTTAGTATCTTATATTCAAGAACATGGTCCTGGAAATTGGAGATCAGTCCCTACTAATACTG ggTTGATGAGATGCAGCAAAAGTTGTAGGCTAAGATGGACAAATTACTTGAGGCCAGGAATCAAAAGGGGGAATTTCACTCCACATGAAGAAGGAATGATTATCCATCTTCAAGCTTTGTTGGGTAACAA ATGGGCAGCTATAGCTTCGTATCTACCTCAAAGGACAGATAACGATATCAAGAATTACTGGAACACGCATCTGAAGAAAAAACTCAAGAAATTCCAAATAGAATTGGATTCACATAATTTGACTCTTCCTCCTCCTAATTTAGACAATTCTAACACTAATAACtatgatcatcatcatcatcaattcaCAAAGTTATTGAACTCTCCaaattcttcatcttcatcatcattataTGCTTCTAGTACTGAAAATATTTCAAGACTTCTAGAAGGTTGGATGAGATCTTCCCCTAATCCTTCTAGAAGAAACAACATTGATCATGATGAAATGTTGCATGAGGCACAAAAAGAATTACAAGATCAAGATGGAGGAGTTAGCAATGATGATGTTGTAATAATTCCAAATGTGAATGTTGATTGTGAAAGTAGTGAAGTTGTCACACATGAAAAGACAAGTCCTCCTCCATTCACATATCTTGAAAAATGGCTACTAGAAGAAAATGGTGGTCAAGTTGAAGAACTCATGGAACTTCCAATgatattcacataa